The following nucleotide sequence is from Synechococcus sp. CBW1004.
AAAAGGCCAGCAAGGATCAAGTCGTTCCAAAGGGTTTTATCTGACCACCATGGACGATCTGATCGCCGACCTGGTGGAACGGAATCTGTTGGCGCGAACAGGGCTCAACAAAGCCTATAAGGGCATTTTGATTCATTCATCCAAAGCAACTTCCGGGCAGAAAGATCGGCTGTTCTCGCTGTTGAGTTGCTCGCCAGGTAATGGACCCACCACGCCATGGCTTGCAAGCAACAGCATCCGGGTGATCCGCCGGGTGCTGGAGGCCCAGCGTCATGGTCATGGGGATGCAGTGATTGCCACAGCGTTTGTCGAAGGTCGGGTGCTCGTCGTACAGGACGCCAACCTGACCATGCATGTGATCGCTGCTGATGAGCATCCGCTGCTGAGGGAATTGAGCAGCGATCAACTCGCCGCTTTCACGATT
It contains:
- a CDS encoding DUF2442 domain-containing protein, producing the protein MDDLIADLVERNLLARTGLNKAYKGILIHSSKATSGQKDRLFSLLSCSPGNGPTTPWLASNSIRVIRRVLEAQRHGHGDAVIATAFVEGRVLVVQDANLTMHVIAADEHPLLRELSSDQLAAFTIDSAGSGLHWPALDLDLDLDGLRARPTEAQAVHRRRRGVALQQWLDIHPEATAQMGKELRQAVDQVVEGKTDLKSQLARELAEACALPPSELLDQLAELQRNP